A single window of Halodesulfovibrio marinisediminis DSM 17456 DNA harbors:
- a CDS encoding SDR family NAD(P)-dependent oxidoreductase has translation MHNLSMRLSGEHACILGASSDLGMAIARRLSDAGLRLTLSACSNNGLARLKTAFPTATVVKINMEKIAHDVATQSGEAIDTALGKIDSPDYLVDCMQSDFEAFVAGADATDIAKYMETNISGRAICLRHISRMMLAKRSGRCVFISSTAAALPNAGQGFYAASKQAGEAIYQNLGIELGGRGITSCSLRLGYVLSGRGTAFIENNPQAIKRIPAKRAATPDEVACTIAFLLSDEARMINGTTITMDGGLTACK, from the coding sequence ATGCATAATCTTTCTATGCGCCTTTCCGGCGAACATGCATGTATCTTGGGTGCATCCTCCGACTTGGGAATGGCTATAGCCCGACGATTATCCGATGCGGGCCTTCGACTCACCCTTTCTGCTTGCTCGAATAACGGCTTAGCACGTTTAAAGACAGCGTTCCCCACCGCAACAGTTGTTAAAATCAACATGGAAAAGATTGCTCACGACGTTGCAACACAATCTGGGGAAGCGATTGATACAGCTTTGGGAAAAATCGATTCACCGGACTACCTTGTAGACTGCATGCAGAGTGACTTCGAAGCATTTGTTGCTGGCGCAGATGCTACGGACATTGCCAAGTACATGGAGACCAACATTTCGGGCCGAGCTATTTGCCTACGACATATTTCTAGAATGATGCTGGCGAAACGATCAGGTCGCTGTGTTTTTATTTCTTCTACGGCTGCAGCACTCCCTAACGCGGGACAAGGATTTTATGCGGCTTCCAAACAAGCTGGCGAGGCTATTTACCAAAATCTCGGCATTGAACTTGGTGGACGTGGCATTACCAGCTGCTCATTGCGACTTGGCTATGTGCTGAGCGGTAGAGGAACCGCATTTATTGAAAACAACCCGCAAGCAATAAAACGAATCCCTGCGAAACGTGCTGCTACTCCGGACGAAGTAGCCTGTACCATAGCTTTTTTACTCAGCGACGAAGCACGGATGATTAACGGCACAACTATTACAATGGATGGCGGTTTAACCGCCTGTAAGTAA
- a CDS encoding hotdog family protein has product MTLLTGTFTFPADESALKDHFPDSPIIPGTLIIHSFVSVLRENMPNAVLSVSKFRFKSFVTPDTYAYSIEPRPFGFTCTLFKDEVKAVTGRILVHVEGEGDA; this is encoded by the coding sequence ATGACCCTACTTACTGGTACATTTACATTCCCTGCCGACGAATCGGCACTGAAAGATCACTTTCCGGATAGCCCTATTATTCCGGGTACGCTGATCATCCATAGCTTTGTGAGCGTATTGCGAGAAAACATGCCGAACGCGGTGTTAAGCGTGAGCAAGTTTCGCTTCAAATCATTTGTAACGCCGGACACGTATGCGTATTCCATTGAACCAAGGCCGTTCGGATTTACTTGTACGCTGTTTAAAGATGAGGTGAAGGCTGTAACTGGTCGTATTCTTGTCCATGTTGAAGGAGAAGGCGATGCATAA
- the bioA gene encoding adenosylmethionine--8-amino-7-oxononanoate transaminase, giving the protein MSTTQELQHIDRTNVWHPFTQMAEWVQNDQLIIESGKDNWLIDTEGNRYLDGVSSLWTNVHGHCVLEIDKAVQEQLTKIAHTTMLGLASVPATELAKRLVDILPDGLTRVFYSDSGSTAVEVALKIAFQFQQQAEKGDPNRTKFISMQNAYHGDTIGSVAVGGMDLFHATYKHLLFQGEKVTTPYCYRCPFGKEKANCNRDCFQHVEDVLEQHGSTAAAFVIEPLVQGAAGQIMHPEGYLTHVRDLCTRHNVILIADEVAVGFGKTGTMFACEQENVTPDIICLAKGISAGYLPLAATVASEEIYNGFLGKHEEFKTFFHGHTYTGNPLACAAAIANLDYFEDNNVMEKLQPKIAHLQNRLATMLELEHVGEIRNHGIMTGIELVQNKETKEPFETATKIGHKVCIEARKHGVIIRNLGDVVVLMPPLSITLSEIDLLCNATTEAIKAVTE; this is encoded by the coding sequence ATGAGCACAACTCAAGAATTACAGCATATCGACCGCACCAACGTATGGCACCCGTTCACTCAAATGGCAGAATGGGTTCAGAACGATCAACTCATTATTGAAAGCGGTAAAGATAACTGGCTCATCGACACCGAAGGAAACCGCTACTTAGACGGAGTATCCTCCCTGTGGACAAACGTACACGGCCACTGCGTACTGGAAATCGACAAAGCCGTACAGGAACAGCTAACCAAAATCGCCCACACTACGATGCTTGGTCTTGCAAGTGTTCCTGCAACAGAGCTGGCAAAACGTCTTGTAGACATCCTACCGGATGGACTGACCCGTGTGTTCTACTCCGACAGCGGCTCAACCGCCGTGGAAGTTGCGCTCAAAATCGCATTCCAGTTCCAGCAGCAGGCTGAAAAAGGTGACCCGAACCGCACCAAATTTATCTCCATGCAGAACGCTTACCACGGTGACACCATCGGTTCTGTAGCTGTAGGTGGTATGGACTTATTCCACGCAACCTACAAGCATCTGCTCTTCCAAGGTGAAAAAGTCACCACGCCGTACTGTTACCGCTGCCCGTTCGGCAAAGAAAAAGCAAACTGCAACCGTGACTGCTTCCAACATGTAGAAGACGTACTCGAACAGCACGGCAGCACAGCTGCAGCTTTCGTTATCGAGCCGCTTGTACAGGGCGCAGCAGGTCAGATCATGCACCCGGAAGGCTACCTCACCCATGTCCGCGATCTCTGTACACGTCACAATGTCATCCTCATTGCAGACGAAGTAGCTGTTGGATTTGGCAAAACCGGAACCATGTTCGCCTGTGAGCAAGAAAACGTTACGCCAGACATCATCTGCCTCGCAAAAGGCATCAGTGCCGGATACCTGCCATTAGCAGCCACCGTAGCGTCAGAAGAAATTTACAACGGATTCCTCGGCAAGCACGAAGAGTTTAAAACATTCTTCCATGGCCACACCTACACAGGTAACCCGCTTGCCTGTGCAGCTGCCATCGCCAACCTCGACTATTTCGAGGACAACAATGTCATGGAAAAGCTTCAGCCTAAAATTGCCCATCTGCAAAACAGACTGGCTACCATGTTAGAACTCGAACACGTTGGCGAAATCCGCAACCACGGTATCATGACTGGTATTGAGCTGGTGCAAAACAAAGAAACCAAAGAACCGTTCGAGACGGCAACGAAGATCGGACACAAAGTCTGTATAGAAGCGCGCAAGCACGGCGTAATCATCCGTAACCTTGGCGATGTTGTTGTGCTTATGCCGCCGCTCAGCATCACGCTCAGCGAAATCGATCTGCTCTGCAACGCGACAACTGAAGCCATTAAAGCTGTTACTGAATAG
- the bioB gene encoding biotin synthase BioB has product MTTSASTVYALCEEVVQSGKGISRTDAELLINLPESATLDLLAGAQRIRSTVTTNATFTCGIVNAKSGKCSENCSFCSQSKYHDTGAPIYPLIAPETLLARAKELEAGGAQRYGIVTSGMALSDKELDTVCEAALAITTQTSIKVCGSLGQLSPDMAERLRQAGFSSYHHNLETARSHFSTICTTHEYDEDIASVQNALNVGFRVCSGGILGLGENRNQRVELACTLRDLGVPSIPMNFLTPVKGTRLENQPLLAPSEALRAIAVYRFILPTQDILIAGGRENTLGEFQPLIPMAGANGLMIGNYLTTSGRNMADDINMLTSMGVL; this is encoded by the coding sequence ATGACCACTAGTGCTTCAACTGTGTACGCCCTGTGCGAAGAGGTTGTCCAGTCAGGAAAAGGTATCAGCCGTACTGATGCTGAACTGCTGATAAATCTTCCGGAAAGCGCAACGCTTGATCTTCTTGCAGGTGCACAGCGTATCCGCTCTACTGTGACAACCAACGCGACATTCACCTGTGGTATTGTAAACGCCAAATCAGGTAAATGCAGCGAGAACTGTTCCTTCTGTTCACAGTCTAAGTACCATGACACGGGTGCGCCCATTTATCCACTGATCGCTCCAGAAACATTACTCGCCCGTGCAAAAGAACTAGAAGCAGGCGGCGCACAACGGTACGGCATTGTTACCAGCGGCATGGCTCTTTCTGATAAAGAGCTGGACACCGTCTGCGAAGCAGCACTTGCCATTACCACCCAGACCAGCATCAAAGTATGTGGTTCTCTCGGCCAACTTTCACCAGATATGGCAGAACGATTACGTCAGGCAGGTTTCTCCAGTTACCATCATAACCTTGAGACTGCCCGTTCGCACTTCTCTACCATCTGCACCACACACGAATATGATGAGGATATCGCATCCGTACAAAACGCGCTTAATGTCGGTTTTCGTGTCTGCTCCGGCGGCATATTAGGTCTTGGCGAAAACCGCAACCAACGAGTTGAACTCGCCTGTACCCTGCGTGACCTCGGCGTACCTTCTATCCCGATGAACTTCCTTACTCCGGTCAAAGGTACCCGTCTTGAAAACCAGCCGCTTCTTGCACCATCAGAAGCACTTCGCGCCATTGCAGTCTATCGCTTCATTCTTCCTACACAGGACATTCTGATTGCAGGCGGACGCGAAAACACACTCGGCGAATTTCAACCACTCATCCCTATGGCAGGAGCCAACGGTCTCATGATCGGCAACTACCTAACCACAAGCGGACGCAACATGGCAGACGACATCAACATGCTTACCAGCATGGGCGTTTTATAA
- a CDS encoding biotin--[acetyl-CoA-carboxylase] ligase, protein MALKGDAVREKILELLQEKTDGYISGEEVSQLFSISRAAVSKHVAVLRGQGHEIEAVTRKGYRLLRKAELLTEEIVRQGLNTKIFGKRGVHYLPTVGSTNIEAMQLAFTDAPEGTLVVADEQTGGRGRQGRTWHSPAGCGLYVSVILRPDIAPNEAPIITLLTNVAAAEAVHEITGILPVCKWPNDVLINGCKVAGNLTEIFLSGDVVGHVVSGVGINVRPLPKKLVPDLRTAPCSLEEAAEKSISRVELLQAYLVRYEYWYLLVKEQGFAPLLTRWKELTDVVGKKLSVQVRGEKIQGTVTDVSTDGMLLLLGEGGVEHRLFSGDIL, encoded by the coding sequence ATGGCGTTAAAAGGTGATGCAGTTCGCGAAAAGATATTGGAATTACTGCAAGAAAAAACAGATGGGTATATTTCCGGTGAGGAGGTGAGCCAGCTGTTTTCCATCTCACGTGCTGCTGTGTCCAAGCATGTTGCTGTATTGCGCGGACAGGGGCACGAGATTGAAGCTGTTACACGCAAGGGGTATCGCCTGTTGCGCAAAGCCGAGTTGCTGACTGAAGAGATAGTGCGACAGGGATTGAATACGAAAATTTTTGGCAAGCGCGGTGTGCATTATCTACCGACTGTCGGGTCGACGAATATTGAAGCCATGCAACTTGCGTTCACCGATGCTCCAGAAGGGACACTCGTTGTTGCGGATGAGCAGACGGGTGGTCGTGGCAGGCAGGGACGTACATGGCATTCTCCGGCAGGTTGCGGACTGTATGTGTCTGTTATCTTACGACCGGATATCGCGCCGAATGAAGCGCCGATTATTACATTGTTAACCAACGTTGCGGCGGCAGAAGCCGTACACGAAATTACGGGTATTCTTCCTGTGTGCAAGTGGCCTAATGATGTTCTCATCAATGGCTGCAAGGTTGCTGGAAACCTCACTGAAATTTTCCTTTCTGGCGATGTTGTCGGACATGTTGTTTCCGGTGTTGGTATCAATGTGCGTCCGTTACCCAAAAAATTGGTGCCGGATTTACGTACGGCTCCATGTTCTCTTGAAGAGGCTGCAGAGAAGAGCATCTCCCGTGTGGAATTATTACAGGCCTACCTTGTTCGTTATGAGTATTGGTATTTGCTTGTAAAAGAGCAGGGCTTTGCACCGCTCCTTACTCGCTGGAAAGAACTGACAGATGTTGTTGGTAAAAAGCTTAGCGTTCAGGTTCGTGGAGAAAAGATTCAAGGCACTGTGACCGATGTTTCTACAGATGGCATGTTGCTTTTGCTTGGTGAAGGTGGAGTGGAGCATCGTCTTTTTTCCGGCGATATTCTGTAA
- a CDS encoding MATE family efflux transporter yields MSNSEQITDPTSYKAIWNLAWPQILMMMFHFFIGFVDVWVAGQINPNVQAALGMISQTSMFFFVIAIAIGNGCVAAISQSLGAGLHDRAARYVGLVVILGLFCGLCISGLGWVFRHVFLGILQTPEEIYPIAMYFLKIYLVLLPVYYVFIITNAVFRAKMMVFVPMRSIAIVAIVNAIADLGFGLGWFGFPEFGYKGVAWATLLSVAGGTIYNFSVLVGSEILVKRSFAPLRWVRCALPYLVKVAAPAGGTQALWHTGYIVLFAIVASLPFNAVEALAGLAAGMRIESLLFLPAFAFNMTASILIGHFLGAGNKVEAKRVGLRILGVACGIMSLIAIGFWPFIQPMAKFLAPEPGVTVQAAVYLKYNIISIPFTVASMTLGGIMTGAGATIYNFWVYSSASWLVRLPVAYVLGHLVFKDAEGVYIAMLISQAFQSTTMFYIFMRRDWYRFSMVKRKNSTAPAV; encoded by the coding sequence ATGAGTAACTCAGAACAGATAACTGACCCTACGTCATATAAAGCCATATGGAATCTCGCATGGCCGCAGATTCTTATGATGATGTTCCATTTTTTCATCGGCTTTGTTGATGTATGGGTTGCAGGTCAGATAAATCCTAATGTTCAGGCGGCGCTGGGAATGATTTCCCAGACCTCCATGTTCTTTTTTGTCATAGCTATTGCGATTGGCAATGGCTGTGTTGCTGCCATTAGTCAGTCTCTTGGTGCTGGATTGCATGACAGGGCTGCGCGGTATGTGGGATTAGTTGTGATTCTGGGACTCTTCTGTGGTCTTTGTATTTCCGGTTTGGGCTGGGTGTTCCGCCATGTCTTTTTGGGAATATTGCAGACACCGGAAGAAATTTATCCCATCGCAATGTATTTCCTGAAGATTTATTTAGTGCTGCTGCCGGTATACTATGTGTTTATTATTACGAACGCAGTGTTCCGCGCAAAAATGATGGTTTTTGTCCCTATGCGCTCCATTGCTATTGTTGCGATAGTTAATGCCATTGCGGACTTAGGGTTCGGGCTTGGTTGGTTTGGCTTCCCTGAATTTGGTTACAAAGGGGTTGCATGGGCGACACTGCTCTCTGTTGCCGGTGGCACTATTTATAACTTTAGTGTGCTGGTTGGGAGTGAGATTTTGGTTAAGCGTTCCTTTGCTCCTTTACGCTGGGTGCGCTGTGCTCTGCCATACCTTGTTAAAGTTGCGGCGCCTGCCGGAGGAACTCAGGCACTGTGGCATACAGGATACATTGTTCTTTTTGCCATTGTCGCATCTTTGCCGTTTAACGCAGTTGAAGCCCTTGCCGGACTTGCTGCGGGCATGCGTATTGAGTCTCTTTTGTTCCTGCCTGCCTTTGCCTTCAACATGACGGCAAGTATCTTGATCGGGCATTTTCTCGGTGCAGGGAACAAAGTGGAAGCCAAGCGTGTCGGGTTGCGTATCTTGGGAGTTGCATGCGGGATTATGTCTCTCATTGCCATCGGGTTCTGGCCATTTATTCAGCCTATGGCAAAATTTCTTGCACCAGAGCCTGGTGTAACTGTTCAGGCTGCCGTTTACTTGAAGTATAATATCATTTCTATCCCGTTCACCGTAGCCAGTATGACTCTTGGTGGCATTATGACTGGTGCCGGTGCGACAATATATAACTTTTGGGTGTACAGCAGCGCATCATGGCTGGTTAGACTTCCTGTGGCCTATGTCCTCGGGCATCTGGTTTTTAAAGATGCGGAAGGTGTTTATATTGCCATGCTTATTTCACAGGCATTTCAGTCTACTACAATGTTTTATATCTTCATGCGACGCGACTGGTATCGTTTCAGCATGGTTAAACGTAAAAATTCGACCGCTCCGGCTGTGTAG
- a CDS encoding DUF2156 domain-containing protein → MKELVFEPITFDRKDEYMERLAQSNTKSSDFSFTNIWGWADEYSLEWAWTENLVWIRQSTTADSDIPVVRYWAPIGNWNNVDWTGCPYMKQARTFHRVPERLLEIWKEKLGDRVTAHEDRGQWDYIYSVEELAELRGKKFHKKKNLVNQFKKNYTYTYEPMTADCVEGVLEMQEEWCLWRECEESHSLLAENDAIRRVLEQWDVIPSLIGGSIQVDGKVIAYTVAEAINDETVVIHFEKGKTDYKGVYQAINNFFLNDEGSRFTYVNREQDLDDEGLRKAKQSYNPIDFVKKFVVELAEEK, encoded by the coding sequence ATGAAAGAACTTGTTTTTGAACCGATTACTTTTGATCGTAAAGATGAATACATGGAGCGTTTGGCTCAAAGCAATACCAAGTCATCTGACTTTAGCTTCACAAACATATGGGGCTGGGCAGATGAATATAGCCTTGAATGGGCATGGACAGAGAACTTGGTCTGGATCCGTCAGTCTACCACTGCAGATTCTGATATCCCTGTAGTTCGTTACTGGGCGCCGATTGGTAACTGGAACAACGTGGATTGGACAGGGTGTCCATACATGAAGCAGGCTCGTACCTTTCATCGTGTCCCGGAACGTCTTCTTGAAATCTGGAAAGAAAAGCTTGGTGACCGTGTTACTGCGCATGAAGATCGTGGTCAGTGGGATTATATTTACAGTGTGGAGGAGCTTGCAGAACTTCGCGGGAAGAAGTTTCATAAAAAGAAGAACCTCGTGAACCAGTTCAAGAAAAACTACACCTACACTTATGAGCCAATGACTGCTGACTGCGTGGAAGGGGTGCTTGAAATGCAGGAAGAGTGGTGCTTGTGGCGTGAGTGTGAAGAATCTCACTCCTTGCTTGCAGAAAACGATGCAATTCGCCGTGTACTTGAGCAGTGGGATGTGATTCCTTCTCTTATTGGTGGCTCCATTCAGGTGGATGGCAAAGTTATTGCTTACACCGTTGCGGAGGCGATTAATGACGAGACCGTTGTAATCCATTTTGAAAAGGGCAAAACGGATTACAAAGGCGTGTATCAGGCCATTAATAACTTCTTCCTGAATGACGAAGGCTCCCGTTTTACCTATGTAAATCGTGAGCAGGATTTGGATGACGAAGGGTTGCGTAAAGCTAAACAGAGCTATAACCCGATCGATTTCGTTAAGAAGTTCGTAGTGGAATTGGCAGAAGAAAAGTAG
- a CDS encoding NifU family protein, with product MTLREKVEAALDKVRPYLQNDGGDVELVDITERGIVTVRLTGACKGCPMSQMTLRNTVERFVLKAVPEVKAVEAAED from the coding sequence ATGACTCTGAGAGAAAAAGTAGAAGCAGCGTTGGATAAAGTTCGTCCTTACCTTCAGAATGATGGTGGTGATGTTGAGCTGGTAGATATTACTGAGCGTGGTATTGTGACTGTTCGCCTTACTGGTGCTTGCAAAGGCTGCCCGATGTCCCAGATGACCCTGCGTAATACTGTAGAGCGTTTTGTTCTGAAAGCAGTGCCTGAAGTTAAGGCTGTTGAGGCCGCTGAAGATTAA
- the gltX gene encoding glutamate--tRNA ligase has translation MAKVVTRFAPSPTGHLHIGGARTAIFSWLLARHHGGEFVLRIEDTDRERSEQQYTDAILASMEWLGLSWDAEPVYQSQRDDLYNKYIDQLLAEGKAYYCDCSAEEVEAMREEARANGKKPKYNGKCRELGLEKAEGRVVRFKAPLSGRTVWKDLVKGSIAFDNEELDDMIIRRSDGSPTYNLAVVVDDHSQGISHVLRGDDHVNNTPKQIMIYEALGWEVPEFGHVPMILGSDRKKLSKRHGAKSVMEYEKMGLLPQALVNYLVRLGWSYGDQEIFTLDELIEKFSTENLSSSAAGFDPDKLLWLNAQYMKDSSDADLAALVAPFVKEAGFEMSAEDLTVMVPLFKDRAKDLIGLVDAMRFMLLADSEYEFDEKAVTKALTEEGKQHLANMREQFAALEAFTKDTTHEVMGNYVSDNGLKFKAVGPPLRVALVGAMGGPNLPDVMEIIGKERTLARIDRALEQ, from the coding sequence ATGGCTAAAGTAGTCACACGTTTTGCTCCGTCCCCGACCGGACACTTACACATTGGTGGTGCTCGTACCGCTATTTTCAGTTGGTTGCTTGCTCGTCATCATGGCGGTGAATTTGTTCTGCGTATTGAAGATACTGACAGAGAACGTTCTGAGCAGCAGTACACTGATGCAATTCTTGCTTCTATGGAATGGCTTGGCCTTAGCTGGGATGCAGAACCTGTATACCAGAGCCAGCGCGACGACCTGTACAACAAGTACATTGATCAGCTGCTTGCAGAAGGCAAGGCATACTACTGTGATTGTAGTGCTGAAGAAGTAGAAGCAATGCGTGAAGAAGCACGTGCTAATGGTAAGAAGCCTAAGTACAACGGCAAATGCCGTGAGCTTGGTCTCGAAAAAGCAGAAGGCCGTGTAGTGCGTTTTAAAGCTCCTCTTTCTGGTCGTACCGTATGGAAAGACCTCGTTAAAGGCAGCATTGCGTTTGACAACGAAGAGCTTGATGACATGATTATCCGCCGTAGCGATGGGTCTCCTACTTACAACCTTGCAGTTGTGGTGGATGACCATTCTCAGGGTATTTCCCACGTGCTTCGTGGTGATGACCATGTAAACAACACTCCTAAGCAGATTATGATTTATGAAGCTCTTGGCTGGGAAGTTCCTGAGTTTGGTCATGTACCAATGATCCTCGGTTCTGACCGCAAGAAGCTTTCTAAACGTCATGGCGCAAAATCCGTAATGGAATACGAAAAAATGGGTCTGCTCCCACAGGCTCTGGTAAACTACCTCGTGCGCCTTGGCTGGTCTTACGGTGATCAAGAGATCTTTACTCTGGACGAACTGATCGAGAAATTCTCCACTGAGAACCTGTCCTCTTCTGCTGCTGGTTTTGATCCAGACAAACTTCTCTGGCTTAACGCTCAGTACATGAAAGATTCTTCAGATGCTGATCTTGCAGCGCTTGTTGCACCGTTTGTAAAAGAAGCTGGCTTTGAAATGTCTGCTGAAGACTTGACCGTTATGGTTCCTCTCTTCAAAGATCGTGCGAAAGACCTTATTGGTCTTGTTGATGCAATGCGTTTTATGCTTCTTGCTGATTCTGAATATGAGTTTGACGAAAAGGCAGTGACAAAAGCACTGACTGAAGAAGGCAAACAGCATCTTGCAAATATGCGTGAGCAGTTTGCAGCACTCGAAGCGTTTACTAAAGACACTACTCACGAAGTTATGGGTAACTACGTGTCTGATAATGGCCTTAAGTTTAAAGCTGTAGGCCCTCCATTACGTGTGGCACTTGTGGGTGCTATGGGTGGTCCTAACCTCCCTGACGTTATGGAGATTATCGGCAAAGAGCGTACCCTTGCTCGAATTGATCGAGCTCTTGAGCAGTAG
- the speB gene encoding agmatinase: MSKPVNSLESPRFCGVRTFMRLPNAATAAGVDFAIVGVPFDTATSYKPGCRFGPESIRAASTILKNYNEVLDVDIFEECTGMDCGDIDIVPGYLEESFAKIEEGVAAVLQEGAVPVIMGGDHSITLPELRAVAKKHGPVALIHFDAHSDTGNDYFGKPYNHGTTFHWAIKEGLIKPEESCQVGIRGPLYSRDALNFARESGMDVITGWELHHIGIEAAVKRIRERITPGTPVFVTFDIDFLDAAYSPGTGTPEIGGFTTHEALKLVLESCQNQNLVGMDLVEVLPESDVADITSFAAAGIMHAFLSCLAYNKRQAGTE; the protein is encoded by the coding sequence ATGAGTAAACCAGTTAATTCTTTAGAATCACCACGTTTTTGCGGAGTACGCACCTTTATGCGTTTGCCTAACGCAGCTACAGCAGCGGGGGTAGACTTCGCAATTGTTGGGGTTCCGTTTGATACCGCGACATCATACAAGCCTGGTTGTCGTTTTGGTCCGGAATCAATTCGTGCAGCTTCTACTATCTTAAAAAACTATAATGAAGTTTTGGACGTAGATATTTTTGAAGAGTGTACAGGTATGGACTGTGGCGATATTGATATTGTTCCTGGATACTTGGAAGAGAGCTTTGCAAAAATTGAAGAAGGTGTAGCAGCTGTGTTACAGGAAGGCGCTGTTCCTGTAATTATGGGCGGCGACCACTCTATAACCTTACCGGAGCTGCGTGCTGTCGCTAAAAAGCACGGGCCGGTTGCGCTGATTCATTTTGATGCTCATTCCGATACAGGAAATGACTATTTTGGTAAGCCTTACAACCATGGAACAACCTTCCACTGGGCTATCAAAGAAGGTTTAATTAAGCCTGAAGAATCTTGTCAGGTAGGCATTCGCGGTCCTCTGTACAGCCGCGATGCACTGAATTTTGCCCGCGAAAGCGGAATGGATGTGATTACCGGATGGGAATTGCATCACATTGGCATCGAAGCTGCTGTTAAACGTATTCGCGAACGTATTACTCCGGGTACTCCAGTATTTGTGACTTTTGATATTGATTTCCTTGATGCTGCATATTCACCGGGCACCGGAACACCGGAGATCGGTGGATTTACCACACATGAAGCACTGAAACTGGTGCTTGAATCCTGTCAGAACCAGAACCTTGTTGGCATGGACCTTGTTGAAGTGCTTCCAGAATCTGATGTTGCTGACATTACATCATTTGCTGCTGCTGGAATCATGCATGCATTTTTGTCATGCCTTGCCTATAACAAAAGACAAGCTGGGACGGAGTAA